The following are encoded together in the Geobacter sulfurreducens PCA genome:
- a CDS encoding RrF2 family transcriptional regulator: MKLSTKSRYGLRAIFDIAYNSGSLPAQVQDISRRQGISPRYLEQIFQGLKRAGILKSKRGPQGGYCLAKKPEEITVADVLLATERDINLVECTSKRKKKGECTFDGTCVTQELWCEAGAKLLDFFSGFTVKDLCDRGQQMGVKREQDHRFMYFI; this comes from the coding sequence ATGAAGCTCTCAACGAAAAGCCGGTACGGGCTTCGGGCTATTTTCGACATTGCGTACAATTCGGGGTCCCTGCCGGCGCAGGTGCAGGACATATCCCGGCGCCAGGGCATTTCACCCCGTTATCTGGAGCAGATCTTCCAGGGGCTCAAGCGGGCCGGCATCCTCAAGAGCAAGAGGGGTCCCCAGGGGGGGTACTGCCTGGCCAAAAAGCCGGAAGAGATCACCGTTGCCGACGTGCTTCTCGCCACCGAGCGCGATATCAATCTGGTTGAGTGTACCAGCAAGAGAAAGAAAAAAGGGGAATGTACCTTTGACGGGACCTGCGTGACCCAGGAGCTCTGGTGCGAGGCGGGAGCGAAGCTCCTTGATTTCTTCTCGGGCTTCACGGTCAAGGATCTGTGCGACCGGGGACAGCAGATGGGGGTCAAGCGGGAGCAGGATCACCGGTTCATGTACTTTATCTGA
- the cysK gene encoding cysteine synthase A, producing MPLLTNDKVIEQIGNTPLLRLAKLERKGSAAVFGKAEFFNPGGSIKDRICLAMIEAAERDGTLKPGATVVEPTSGNTGIGLSMICAVKGYKLILTMPDTMTVERRRLLAAYGAELILTPGAQGMRGAVMKAEELAAQPGHVMMHQFKNPANPDIHRRTTGPEIVETLSGTTIDAFVAGVGTGGTITGVGEVLRTHNSSVRVVAVEPADSPVLSGGQPGPHKIQGIGAGFVPDVLNTKVYDEIITVSNDDAYATVRDLAREEGILVGISSGANVFAALQVAAKLGPGKNVVTILCDTGERYLSTGVFD from the coding sequence ATGCCGCTACTAACCAACGACAAGGTAATCGAGCAGATCGGCAATACCCCTCTCCTGAGACTGGCAAAGCTTGAGCGAAAGGGTTCGGCAGCCGTATTCGGCAAGGCGGAGTTCTTCAACCCCGGCGGCAGCATCAAGGATCGTATCTGCCTCGCCATGATCGAGGCCGCCGAGCGTGACGGCACCCTCAAGCCCGGCGCCACGGTGGTGGAGCCCACCAGCGGCAATACGGGCATCGGCCTGTCCATGATCTGCGCGGTCAAGGGGTACAAGCTCATCCTGACCATGCCCGATACCATGACTGTGGAGCGGCGGCGGCTGCTGGCGGCGTACGGCGCCGAACTGATCCTCACCCCCGGCGCCCAGGGGATGCGCGGGGCCGTTATGAAGGCGGAGGAACTGGCGGCCCAGCCGGGGCACGTGATGATGCACCAGTTCAAGAACCCGGCAAACCCGGATATCCATCGCCGGACCACGGGGCCGGAGATCGTGGAAACCCTGTCCGGCACGACCATCGACGCCTTCGTGGCGGGGGTGGGCACCGGCGGCACCATCACCGGCGTCGGCGAGGTGCTCAGGACGCACAACTCCTCGGTGCGGGTCGTGGCGGTGGAGCCGGCTGATTCGCCGGTCCTCTCGGGAGGCCAGCCCGGTCCCCACAAGATCCAGGGAATCGGAGCCGGCTTCGTTCCCGATGTGCTCAATACCAAGGTGTATGACGAGATCATCACCGTTTCCAACGACGATGCCTATGCCACCGTGCGCGACTTGGCCCGCGAGGAGGGCATCCTCGTCGGCATCTCCTCAGGTGCCAACGTCTTCGCCGCCCTTCAGGTGGCTGCCAAGCTCGGGCCGGGCAAGAACGTGGTAACGATCCTGTGCGACACCGGCGAGCGGTACCTTTCCACCGGGGTGTTCGACTGA
- the larE gene encoding ATP-dependent sacrificial sulfur transferase LarE, which translates to MEQTHLKYEQLKAILREMGSVLVAFSGGVDSTFLLRVAHGLLGDKAVAFTATSPTYPESEFREAVGLARSMGARQVVVESNELEIPGFAFNPRNRCYHCKKELFGLCGRTAAELGLAWVADGSNCDDLDDYRPGRAAAGELGVRSPLVEAGLTKADIRELSRELGLPTWDKQAFACLSSRFPYGTEITPERLRMVGACEEFLRENGFRVYRVRFHGDTARIETAPEEIPRLFDPSLRLRIAAFFREAGFAHVAVDLEGYRTGSMNTDAG; encoded by the coding sequence ATGGAACAAACGCATCTGAAATATGAACAACTCAAGGCCATCCTCCGGGAGATGGGGTCGGTGCTCGTCGCCTTTTCCGGAGGGGTCGATTCCACGTTCCTGCTCAGGGTGGCCCACGGCCTGCTGGGCGACAAGGCCGTTGCGTTCACCGCCACGTCGCCCACCTATCCGGAATCGGAGTTCCGGGAGGCTGTCGGGCTTGCCCGGTCAATGGGGGCCAGGCAGGTGGTGGTGGAGTCCAATGAACTTGAAATTCCCGGGTTCGCCTTCAACCCCCGCAATCGCTGCTATCACTGCAAGAAGGAGCTCTTCGGTCTCTGCGGTCGCACGGCGGCGGAACTGGGGCTCGCCTGGGTGGCCGACGGCAGCAATTGCGACGACCTGGACGATTATCGCCCCGGCCGGGCCGCGGCCGGCGAACTGGGGGTCCGCAGTCCCCTGGTGGAGGCGGGGCTCACCAAGGCTGATATCCGGGAACTGTCACGCGAACTGGGTCTTCCCACCTGGGACAAGCAGGCCTTTGCCTGCCTGTCGAGCCGTTTCCCTTACGGAACGGAGATCACGCCCGAGCGGCTCCGGATGGTGGGTGCCTGCGAGGAGTTCCTCAGGGAGAACGGCTTCCGCGTCTACCGGGTGAGGTTTCATGGCGACACCGCCCGGATCGAGACGGCGCCGGAGGAAATCCCGCGGCTGTTCGACCCCTCCCTGCGTCTCCGCATTGCGGCGTTCTTCAGGGAGGCCGGCTTTGCCCATGTGGCCGTTGACCTGGAGGGATACCGAACCGGTTCCATGAATACCGACGCCGGGTGA
- a CDS encoding putative bifunctional diguanylate cyclase/phosphodiesterase encodes MPLRKNHNLKETLHEMVLGVSVAVGDQFFHSLLEHLTRALDVEYAFIAEYTDREAMRVKTVAFRADGQEAEPLEFDLVGTPCERVVLDAYYCTPEGVCTLFPLDHLAMAMGVEGYAGIALTDAAGNVLGPLAVLSRRPLGDSELAETMLRIFAARASAELERTKAEQARREQLHFLQVLIDSIPHPIFYKDADRRYIGCNAALESFIGRTREEIIGKTVFDIGAEGRARICDAVDRKLLANGGVESYDSTMIHTDGSIRDIIFSKTVFGNTDGSIGGIVGTILDITERKRAEEAIQQLAYFDALTGLPNRTLLRDRVSQLLSQARREGGGFGVLHLDVDRFKGVNDSLGHACGDVLLSTVAGRIASSIRESDTVARLGSDEFVVILPGVGHEEDVVAVVRKIVEELNRPIVIQGNDIFCTASIGIAIYPTDGSSADILLKNADMAMHKAKEFGGDGYQFYSSELNHRAMERLTLETSLRRALERREFLLHYQPLLGIGSGRIVGVEALLRWDSPELGMVSPARFIPLAEETGLIVPIGEWVLRSACEQLRALHELGYTELCVSVNVSARQFRHDGFCAMVAAVLAAVGLDPRYLELELTESVIMERSETAKGILRKLKQMGVSLAIDDFGTGYSSLSYLKHFPIDRLKIDRTFVKEVTVDQDNAAIAEAIVALAHVLNLDVVAEGVETAEQLAFLAALRCDVVQGYHIARPLPPRNLLEFLEARQEDRAARPMLRSLQP; translated from the coding sequence ATGCCCTTGCGCAAGAATCACAATCTGAAGGAAACCCTCCACGAAATGGTTCTCGGCGTATCGGTCGCCGTGGGGGACCAGTTTTTCCACTCCCTGCTGGAGCATCTCACCAGGGCACTGGATGTGGAATACGCCTTCATCGCCGAATATACCGACCGGGAGGCCATGCGGGTGAAGACCGTTGCCTTCCGTGCCGACGGGCAGGAGGCGGAGCCCCTTGAATTCGACCTGGTGGGCACTCCCTGCGAGCGGGTGGTTCTGGATGCCTACTATTGCACTCCTGAAGGGGTCTGCACGCTGTTCCCCCTGGACCATCTGGCCATGGCCATGGGGGTCGAGGGGTACGCGGGGATCGCCCTGACCGATGCGGCGGGCAACGTTCTGGGGCCGCTGGCCGTCTTGAGCCGCCGGCCGCTGGGCGACAGCGAGCTGGCGGAAACGATGCTCCGGATCTTCGCGGCCCGCGCCTCGGCCGAGCTGGAGCGGACCAAGGCCGAGCAGGCCCGGCGCGAGCAGCTCCACTTCCTCCAGGTCCTCATCGACTCCATCCCCCATCCCATCTTCTACAAGGACGCCGACCGGCGTTATATCGGCTGCAATGCCGCCCTGGAATCGTTCATCGGGCGCACGCGCGAGGAGATTATCGGCAAGACGGTCTTCGACATCGGCGCGGAGGGCCGGGCGCGCATCTGCGATGCCGTGGACCGCAAGCTGCTCGCTAACGGCGGGGTGGAAAGCTACGACAGCACCATGATCCACACTGACGGCAGCATCCGTGACATCATCTTCAGCAAGACGGTCTTCGGGAATACCGACGGTTCCATCGGCGGCATCGTCGGCACGATCCTCGATATCACCGAACGCAAGCGGGCCGAGGAGGCTATCCAGCAACTGGCCTATTTCGATGCGCTCACGGGACTGCCGAACCGGACCCTGCTCAGGGACCGCGTCAGCCAGCTGCTGTCCCAGGCGCGGCGGGAGGGGGGAGGTTTCGGCGTCCTGCACCTGGATGTGGACCGGTTCAAAGGGGTGAATGACTCGCTGGGGCATGCCTGCGGCGACGTTCTGCTCTCCACCGTGGCCGGACGGATCGCTTCGAGTATCCGGGAGAGCGACACCGTGGCGCGGCTGGGGAGCGACGAGTTCGTGGTGATTCTGCCGGGGGTGGGGCACGAAGAGGACGTGGTGGCGGTCGTCCGCAAGATAGTGGAAGAGCTGAACCGGCCTATCGTCATCCAGGGTAATGATATCTTCTGCACCGCCAGCATCGGCATCGCCATCTATCCGACGGACGGTTCCAGTGCGGACATCCTGCTCAAAAATGCCGACATGGCCATGCACAAGGCCAAGGAGTTCGGGGGTGACGGCTACCAGTTCTACTCGAGCGAGTTGAACCACCGGGCCATGGAGCGGCTGACCCTGGAGACCAGCCTGCGCCGCGCGCTGGAGCGCCGGGAGTTTCTCCTGCACTACCAGCCGCTGCTCGGTATCGGGTCAGGCCGGATTGTCGGGGTGGAGGCACTGTTGCGGTGGGACTCGCCGGAACTGGGCATGGTGTCGCCGGCCCGTTTCATCCCCCTGGCCGAGGAGACGGGGCTCATCGTGCCGATCGGCGAGTGGGTCCTGCGCTCGGCCTGCGAACAGCTCAGGGCCCTCCACGAGCTGGGCTACACCGAATTGTGCGTGTCCGTGAACGTGTCGGCGCGGCAGTTCCGGCACGACGGGTTCTGCGCCATGGTGGCCGCCGTGCTGGCGGCAGTGGGGCTCGATCCCCGGTATCTGGAGCTGGAACTTACCGAGAGCGTCATCATGGAGCGCTCAGAGACGGCCAAGGGGATTCTGCGGAAGCTGAAGCAGATGGGGGTGTCGCTCGCCATCGATGATTTTGGTACCGGCTACTCATCCCTGAGTTACCTGAAGCACTTTCCCATCGACCGGCTCAAGATCGACCGCACCTTTGTCAAAGAAGTGACCGTGGACCAGGACAATGCCGCCATTGCCGAGGCGATCGTCGCCCTGGCCCACGTGCTGAATCTGGATGTCGTGGCGGAAGGGGTGGAGACCGCCGAACAACTTGCCTTCCTGGCGGCGCTCCGCTGCGACGTGGTCCAGGGGTATCACATCGCCCGTCCCCTTCCTCCCCGGAATCTGCTCGAATTCCTTGAAGCGCGGCAGGAGGATCGTGCCGCCCGCCCCATGCTCAGGTCACTTCAACCGTAA
- a CDS encoding Hsp20/alpha crystallin family protein: MAIVKYSPFRDMMNMQEQMNRLLDLAWSKQGGEELREGAWQPPVDIFEDENAVIIKAELPGIDQKDIEVRIEDNTLTIRGERKHEEEVRKENYHRVERYYGSFQRSFSIPATIDQEKVRASSDKGVLTITLPKREEVKPKQITVEVT, translated from the coding sequence ATGGCAATCGTCAAGTACAGCCCGTTTCGCGACATGATGAATATGCAGGAGCAGATGAACCGGCTTCTGGATCTGGCCTGGAGCAAGCAGGGCGGGGAAGAGTTGCGGGAAGGGGCCTGGCAGCCCCCCGTGGACATCTTCGAGGATGAAAACGCGGTGATCATCAAGGCCGAGCTGCCCGGCATCGACCAGAAGGACATCGAGGTGCGGATCGAGGACAACACCCTCACCATCCGGGGCGAACGCAAGCACGAGGAAGAGGTCCGCAAGGAGAACTACCATCGGGTGGAACGCTACTACGGCAGCTTCCAGCGGAGCTTCTCGATCCCCGCCACCATCGACCAGGAGAAGGTCAGGGCCAGCTCCGACAAAGGGGTCCTCACCATCACCCTTCCCAAGCGGGAGGAGGTGAAGCCCAAGCAGATTACGGTTGAAGTGACCTGA
- a CDS encoding DUF4177 domain-containing protein, translating into MLTYKVVEIGTVTEDVIEEALNEWTAKGWRFDGMQFAMREASRRPSMAFLIFTREAEEA; encoded by the coding sequence GTGCTCACATACAAGGTGGTGGAGATCGGGACCGTGACGGAGGACGTCATCGAGGAGGCCCTCAACGAATGGACCGCAAAGGGGTGGCGCTTCGACGGGATGCAGTTCGCCATGCGCGAGGCGAGCCGTCGTCCCTCCATGGCGTTTCTCATCTTCACCCGCGAAGCTGAGGAGGCGTAG
- the polA gene encoding DNA polymerase I codes for MATDTLFLIDGSSYIYRAYFAIRHLSSPAGFPTNALYGFTQMLLKVIKDHHPGRLAVVFDKGRTTFRTEIYPDYKANRAAMPDDLVPQIGPIKEMVRAFSIPVLELEGYEADDIIGTIARRCEEQGLEAVVVTGDKDLMQIVSDRIRLLDTMKDRVSGIPEVVERFGVGPGQVIDILGLAGDTSDNIPGVPGIGEKTATKLIQEFGSLDALLERAGEVKGKTGERLREFAEQARLSRRLATIVRDVPLDFDLDAFAVAPADNRRLAELFKEYGFTTLMKELTSEATLTTEHYRTIFAEADFRALLADLAGAGVFSVDLETTSLNPLEADIVGISLSFRDHEACYIPVGHAYDGAPAQLDRTLVLEGLRPLLTDPAVRKVGQNLKYDYQVLRRHGIVMAGVWCDTMVASYLINPVRSGHGLDSLAVEHLDHRMISYEEVAGKGKDQLNFARVPVEKASTYSCEDADAAWLLHRLFLPRVAEAGMERLFFDLEMPLVPILAEMETAGVKLDLALLGELSAGLGSQLTALEEQVMALAPEPFNLNSPKQLGEVLFEKMKLPAGKKTKTKTGWSTNVEELERLAEAGHEIAAAILRYRGLAKLKSTYTDALPRLVHPASGRVHTSYNQTVTNTGRLSSSEPNLQNIPVRTDEGRKIRRAFIAEEGHLILSADYSQIELRVLAHLSEDRVFCDAFARDEDIHTRTAAEVFGLFPEMVTPEMRRQAKAINFGVIYGQGAFSLAKQLGITTKVAKEFIDNYFARHPGARAFLDGCVAEAEARGYVTTLMGRRLPIPDIASSNGNIRAFAQRNAVNYPIQGSAADIIKAAMVRVTERMRREGLTSRLIMQVHDELVFEVPEGERTAMERLVQHEMEHAAPLRVPLRADVNVGRNWSEAH; via the coding sequence ATGGCGACCGACACGCTGTTTCTCATCGACGGCTCCTCGTACATCTACCGGGCCTACTTCGCCATCAGGCATCTGTCGTCGCCCGCGGGTTTCCCCACCAATGCGCTCTACGGCTTCACCCAGATGCTCCTCAAGGTCATCAAGGATCACCATCCCGGCCGCTTGGCCGTGGTCTTCGACAAGGGGCGCACCACCTTCCGCACCGAGATCTACCCCGATTACAAGGCGAACCGGGCCGCCATGCCCGATGATCTGGTTCCCCAGATCGGACCCATCAAGGAGATGGTCCGGGCCTTCAGCATCCCGGTTCTGGAGTTGGAGGGCTACGAGGCCGACGACATCATCGGCACCATTGCCCGGCGGTGCGAGGAGCAGGGTTTGGAGGCCGTGGTCGTCACCGGCGACAAGGATCTGATGCAGATCGTGAGCGACCGCATCCGGCTGCTCGACACCATGAAGGACCGGGTGTCCGGCATCCCCGAGGTGGTGGAGCGCTTCGGCGTCGGCCCCGGGCAGGTCATCGACATACTGGGCCTGGCGGGCGACACCTCCGACAACATCCCCGGCGTCCCCGGCATCGGCGAAAAGACCGCCACCAAGCTGATCCAGGAGTTTGGCTCTCTGGACGCCCTGCTGGAGCGGGCCGGCGAGGTTAAGGGAAAGACCGGCGAGCGCCTGCGCGAGTTCGCGGAGCAGGCCCGGCTTTCCCGGCGTCTCGCCACCATTGTCCGCGACGTGCCCCTGGACTTCGACCTCGACGCCTTTGCCGTGGCCCCCGCCGACAATCGCCGATTGGCCGAACTCTTCAAGGAATATGGGTTCACGACCCTCATGAAGGAGCTGACCAGCGAGGCCACCCTGACCACCGAGCACTACCGCACCATTTTCGCGGAGGCCGATTTCCGGGCCCTGCTCGCCGACCTGGCCGGGGCCGGGGTCTTTTCGGTGGACCTGGAAACCACGAGCCTCAATCCTCTTGAGGCGGACATCGTGGGCATCTCCCTGTCGTTCCGGGATCACGAAGCCTGCTACATCCCGGTGGGGCACGCCTATGACGGCGCCCCGGCCCAGCTCGACCGCACCCTGGTGCTGGAGGGGCTGCGGCCGCTCCTCACCGACCCCGCGGTGCGCAAGGTGGGGCAGAACCTCAAGTACGACTACCAGGTGCTGCGCCGTCACGGCATCGTCATGGCCGGGGTCTGGTGCGATACCATGGTCGCCTCCTATCTGATCAACCCGGTCCGGTCGGGCCACGGCCTGGACTCCCTGGCGGTGGAGCACCTGGACCACCGGATGATCTCCTACGAGGAGGTGGCCGGGAAGGGAAAGGACCAGCTGAACTTTGCCCGGGTGCCGGTGGAAAAGGCGTCCACCTATTCCTGCGAGGATGCCGACGCCGCCTGGCTCCTGCACCGGCTGTTCCTGCCCCGGGTGGCCGAGGCCGGCATGGAGCGCCTGTTCTTCGATCTGGAGATGCCGCTCGTACCGATCCTGGCCGAGATGGAAACGGCCGGGGTCAAGCTGGACCTGGCGCTGCTGGGGGAACTCTCCGCCGGGCTCGGCAGCCAGTTGACGGCTCTGGAGGAGCAGGTCATGGCGCTCGCGCCCGAGCCGTTCAACCTCAACTCGCCCAAGCAGCTGGGAGAGGTGCTGTTCGAGAAAATGAAGCTCCCAGCCGGGAAAAAGACCAAGACCAAAACCGGCTGGTCCACCAACGTGGAGGAGCTGGAACGGCTGGCCGAGGCCGGGCACGAGATCGCCGCGGCCATCCTCCGGTACCGGGGGCTCGCCAAGCTCAAGTCCACCTACACCGATGCCCTGCCCAGGCTGGTGCACCCGGCCAGCGGGAGGGTGCACACCTCCTACAACCAGACCGTCACCAACACCGGGCGGCTCTCGTCCTCGGAGCCCAACCTGCAGAACATCCCGGTCCGCACCGACGAGGGGCGGAAGATCCGGCGCGCCTTCATCGCGGAGGAGGGCCACCTGATCCTCTCGGCCGACTACTCCCAGATCGAGCTGCGGGTCCTGGCCCATCTCTCGGAGGACCGGGTCTTCTGCGACGCCTTTGCCCGGGACGAGGACATCCACACCCGGACCGCGGCCGAGGTGTTCGGCCTCTTCCCGGAGATGGTGACGCCCGAGATGAGGCGCCAGGCCAAGGCCATCAACTTCGGGGTCATCTACGGACAGGGGGCCTTCAGTCTGGCCAAGCAACTGGGGATCACCACCAAGGTGGCCAAGGAGTTCATCGACAACTACTTCGCCCGCCATCCTGGCGCCCGGGCCTTCCTGGACGGCTGCGTGGCCGAGGCCGAGGCCAGGGGCTACGTGACCACCCTCATGGGGCGGCGGCTCCCCATTCCGGACATCGCCAGCAGCAACGGCAACATCCGGGCCTTTGCCCAGCGCAACGCCGTCAACTACCCCATTCAGGGCTCGGCCGCGGACATCATCAAGGCGGCCATGGTGCGGGTCACGGAGCGGATGCGGCGAGAGGGGCTCACCAGTCGCCTGATCATGCAGGTCCACGACGAACTGGTCTTCGAGGTGCCGGAGGGCGAACGGACCGCCATGGAGCGGCTCGTGCAACACGAGATGGAGCATGCTGCCCCCCTCCGGGTGCCGCTGCGGGCGGACGTGAACGTGGGGCGTAACTGGAGCGAGGCCCACTGA
- a CDS encoding GGDEF domain-containing protein, translating to MSGDILNDIVAACLELERKASSVFKMFAAHAGSDEARRFWETVADETRHHSAVYERLQERGGRENLPIIIYKPAETLEELEMIGKSIDEQVERYTEAPSSEAACLLGFRLQLYLLHPAFASLCRLTRDASGEDLPDIGYGRYLRRFIDGIGSCGLATAETELLGEALFRLWNEARQLAAQSHFDALTGVMTRAGFFKTVGSLAYAAQRSGSNVGIMLIDLDYFKLVGDNYGHQTGDRILQLVAETITSHLRRSDVVGRYDGDEFVVYLSPVEPASLRTVAENLRRSIEEESARMVPVTASIGVAQGILGTDVDGGIEELVRLADECLMQAKYTGKNKVVVK from the coding sequence ATGTCCGGCGACATTCTGAACGACATCGTTGCAGCATGCCTGGAGCTTGAACGCAAGGCCTCATCGGTATTCAAGATGTTCGCGGCACACGCCGGCAGCGACGAGGCGCGGCGTTTCTGGGAGACCGTTGCCGACGAAACCCGTCATCACAGTGCCGTGTATGAGCGCCTGCAGGAGAGGGGCGGGCGCGAGAACCTGCCGATCATCATCTACAAGCCGGCCGAGACCCTGGAAGAACTGGAAATGATCGGCAAGAGCATCGACGAGCAGGTCGAGCGCTATACCGAGGCCCCCTCCAGCGAGGCCGCCTGTCTGCTCGGCTTCCGCCTGCAGCTCTACCTCCTCCATCCCGCCTTTGCGAGTCTCTGTCGCCTGACCAGGGATGCCAGCGGCGAGGACCTGCCCGATATCGGCTACGGCCGCTACCTGCGTCGTTTTATCGACGGCATCGGCTCCTGCGGCCTGGCCACCGCCGAAACGGAACTGCTGGGCGAGGCCCTGTTCCGGCTCTGGAACGAGGCGCGGCAGCTGGCAGCCCAGTCCCACTTCGACGCCCTCACGGGGGTCATGACACGGGCCGGCTTCTTCAAGACCGTGGGCTCACTCGCCTACGCGGCCCAGCGCAGCGGAAGCAACGTGGGCATCATGCTCATTGATCTGGATTATTTCAAACTGGTGGGGGACAACTACGGCCACCAGACCGGCGACCGCATCCTGCAGCTGGTGGCGGAAACCATCACCTCCCACCTGCGCCGCTCCGACGTGGTTGGGCGCTACGACGGCGACGAATTCGTGGTCTACCTGTCGCCGGTGGAACCGGCGTCGCTCCGGACCGTGGCCGAGAACCTGCGGCGCAGCATTGAGGAGGAAAGCGCCCGCATGGTGCCGGTCACCGCCAGCATCGGCGTTGCCCAGGGCATTCTCGGCACCGACGTGGACGGGGGGATCGAAGAGCTGGTCCGCCTGGCCGACGAGTGTCTCATGCAGGCCAAGTACACCGGCAAGAACAAGGTTGTCGTGAAATAG
- a CDS encoding Slp family lipoprotein, translating to MPIRLLFVLVIACTLAGCARQVISRESLLLAERSLSFAVVRENPNAYMGRHLLLGGAVAETANRPDGAELEVVQFSLDSDDRPQEKHGSEGRFLARSREFLDPLIFSRGRLVTLVGTVTGVTERRLDGTSYRYPVIAIREMYVWRPEDPYAQPAVHFGIGVGVGF from the coding sequence ATGCCGATACGGTTGCTGTTCGTTCTGGTCATTGCCTGCACCCTGGCCGGTTGCGCCCGGCAGGTCATCAGCCGGGAGTCCCTCCTTCTGGCTGAACGGAGCCTGTCCTTTGCCGTGGTGCGGGAGAACCCCAACGCATACATGGGGCGTCACCTCCTGCTGGGAGGGGCGGTGGCCGAAACGGCAAACCGGCCCGATGGAGCAGAACTGGAAGTGGTCCAGTTTTCTCTGGACTCCGACGACCGGCCCCAGGAGAAACACGGGTCCGAAGGGCGTTTCCTCGCCCGCAGCCGCGAATTTCTCGACCCGCTGATCTTCAGCCGGGGAAGGCTCGTGACTCTGGTGGGAACGGTGACCGGCGTGACGGAACGGCGCCTCGACGGAACCAGCTACCGTTATCCGGTGATTGCTATCAGGGAGATGTACGTCTGGAGACCTGAGGATCCCTATGCCCAGCCGGCGGTGCACTTCGGCATAGGGGTGGGGGTAGGGTTCTGA
- a CDS encoding O-methyltransferase produces the protein MIPIVDSRIGAYLDGLLPEADPVVAAMEQIARERNIPIVDRQTGRLLYLLARIKQPQLVVVPGDGLGCASWWFARAISISSRVVMIDPDRDNVEHARRMLHDNGLIDRVELQVGDPLGIAAGQRDIDILFMDCDVFNGADVLERMNRCLAKNALLIAVNALRRGSVAESHEDPETAALREFNHHLSRRRDFFTTIVPVGNGVLLGYRLS, from the coding sequence ATGATTCCGATAGTCGACTCCCGCATCGGGGCGTATCTGGACGGACTCCTGCCCGAAGCCGACCCGGTGGTGGCCGCCATGGAGCAGATTGCCCGTGAGCGGAATATTCCCATCGTGGACCGGCAGACGGGGCGCCTGCTCTATCTGCTGGCGCGGATCAAGCAGCCACAGTTGGTGGTGGTGCCCGGCGACGGCCTCGGCTGCGCCAGCTGGTGGTTCGCCCGGGCGATCAGCATCAGCAGCAGGGTGGTGATGATCGACCCCGACCGGGACAACGTGGAGCATGCCCGCCGCATGCTCCACGACAACGGACTCATCGACCGGGTTGAGCTGCAGGTCGGGGATCCCCTGGGAATCGCCGCCGGCCAGCGGGACATCGATATCCTGTTCATGGACTGCGACGTCTTCAACGGGGCTGACGTGCTGGAGCGGATGAACCGGTGCCTGGCAAAAAATGCACTTCTCATCGCCGTGAACGCCCTCCGGCGCGGATCGGTGGCCGAAAGCCACGAGGACCCTGAGACCGCTGCCCTGCGGGAGTTCAACCACCATCTGTCCAGGCGGCGGGATTTCTTCACCACCATCGTGCCGGTGGGAAACGGCGTGCTCCTGGGCTACCGCCTCAGTTGA